The DNA segment AATTTGCATATCGCGCCTTACGCGCAATCAAGCGAAATGGCTTTAGAGCCCGATCGGCCGCGTAAACTTTTGTTGCATAAAAAGGAAATTGAGAAAATCTCTGCTGTTGTCTCTCAAAAAGGCTTAACGCTTATCCCGACCAGGATCTATTTTAATAAACGCGGGCTTGCTAAAGTTGAATTGGCTTTAGGCCGGCCTAAGAAACTTTTTGACAAGCGTGATGACATTAAGAAACGCGATGTTGATCGTGAATTAAAACGTGCGACGCGCCGCGGGAAATAGGGAAGTTTTAAACGAGTGCGGGATTTTTTGTTTCGGCTGTTGTTAATCCAAACGTAAAGCCTTGCTTGACCTGTTCGATCAGAATAGGAAGAACTTTCAAATAGTCACCGACAATTCCATAATCTGCCGCATTAAAGATATTTGAATGCGCGTCAATATTGACCGCAAGGATCTTTCCTGATTCTTTCATCCCACTGATGTGTTGGATAGCACCGGAGATGGCAACGGCGACGTAAACTTTAGGGCGTACCGTTTTTCCGGTTTGCCCGACCTGACGGCTGTAAGGCGCGTAACCATGATCGACGGCTTGCCGGCTGGCGCCCCAGTCAGCTTTGATGCCTTTGTCTTGCAAGGCTTTGA comes from the Candidatus Omnitrophota bacterium genome and includes:
- the smpB gene encoding SsrA-binding protein SmpB, producing the protein MEPKYLASNKKAFHNFSLLEKWECGIILKGSEVKSLRASEVNFADSFARMEDGVIVLFNLHIAPYAQSSEMALEPDRPRKLLLHKKEIEKISAVVSQKGLTLIPTRIYFNKRGLAKVELALGRPKKLFDKRDDIKKRDVDRELKRATRRGK